A genomic stretch from bacterium includes:
- a CDS encoding MFS transporter, with product MAAIAGEQSFFHPSGKPFRFTILGFVSLLTYGSYFAYDSIGAIAPTLLKTLNVDRSAIGTMYTVYSIAAILSVFLGGILIDRIGTRKASFLFAALVAVGAGIVAISPNITVLYIGRFVFGGASEALVVCQSAIFARWFKGKELALAFGVGLTISRLGTLFSFNTEALIAQYFHTYKAALWAAVIFCVLSLLAAVIYYILDSQGEKVLKLKDEESDEKVNFGDIKKFTSSFWFIALLCVTFYSAIFPFTSLSTDFFHTKWGLPLTASGQGGFLYQVFYNITHMFTTAGGTTTIIIAASMFLAPFAGSLVDKIGKHGTLMVFGSLLMIPAFLIMAFTMIPPKYPMMMLGAAFVLVPAAMWPAVPLIVKEGLVGSAFGLITMIQNIGLALFPFLNGKLRDITHTYTASMIMFASLGLFGLVFAILLRRSDKRAGGILES from the coding sequence ATGGCCGCTATAGCCGGGGAACAATCTTTTTTCCATCCGTCGGGGAAACCATTCAGATTCACTATTCTTGGATTTGTCAGTCTGCTTACATACGGAAGCTATTTCGCATATGACTCTATAGGCGCAATTGCGCCCACGTTGCTTAAAACCCTGAATGTTGACCGCAGTGCTATAGGAACCATGTATACGGTTTACAGCATAGCAGCAATTCTTTCTGTGTTTTTAGGCGGTATACTTATAGACCGAATAGGCACGAGAAAGGCCTCTTTTCTTTTTGCGGCATTAGTGGCAGTAGGTGCCGGTATTGTGGCGATTTCTCCGAATATCACAGTTCTCTATATCGGGCGTTTTGTTTTCGGAGGAGCATCAGAAGCCCTGGTAGTCTGTCAGAGTGCCATATTTGCCCGCTGGTTTAAAGGCAAGGAACTGGCCCTGGCTTTTGGAGTCGGTTTGACTATCAGCCGGCTGGGCACCCTCTTCTCTTTTAACACAGAAGCACTTATTGCACAATACTTCCATACATACAAAGCCGCACTCTGGGCTGCGGTTATATTCTGTGTCCTATCTCTTCTTGCTGCAGTTATCTACTACATACTTGACAGCCAGGGAGAAAAGGTCCTTAAATTGAAGGACGAAGAATCCGATGAGAAGGTGAATTTCGGAGACATTAAGAAATTTACATCCTCTTTCTGGTTTATTGCACTTTTATGTGTTACTTTTTATTCAGCTATTTTCCCGTTTACATCCCTTTCCACTGATTTTTTCCATACAAAATGGGGACTGCCCCTTACTGCTTCCGGGCAGGGAGGATTCTTATATCAGGTATTTTATAATATCACTCATATGTTTACCACAGCCGGGGGTACTACAACAATAATTATCGCTGCCTCCATGTTCCTGGCACCATTTGCAGGATCTCTTGTGGATAAGATAGGCAAGCACGGCACTCTCATGGTATTCGGGTCTCTGCTCATGATTCCTGCATTTCTGATTATGGCGTTTACTATGATTCCTCCCAAATACCCCATGATGATGCTCGGCGCTGCTTTTGTTCTTGTACCTGCTGCCATGTGGCCGGCTGTACCTCTGATTGTCAAGGAAGGCCTGGTGGGATCGGCATTCGGCCTTATCACTATGATTCAGAATATAGGGCTGGCACTTTTTCCCTTCTTAAACGGAAAATTACGGGATATTACACATACATATACAGCTAGTATGATAATGTTTGCGTCTCTCGGATTATTCGGCCTTGTATTTGCCATTCTTCTCAGGCGTTCGGATAAGAGAGCAGGCGGAATTCTGGAATCCTGA
- a CDS encoding CPBP family intramembrane metalloprotease, whose protein sequence is MKMENYDIKKRIIKGPGIGAILKNADIESASLILLSTFLLFIWVYYGKQDAFYNFFPGMKSAAGSDFYATIYEYVSAFILMFAVPLILVWVTSRKGVKDFGLQAGDARFGIKFVLIAIPVVIFIAYTGSLSPAMQHEYPLAKSVIGHTNKFMVIEIFYLMYYVGWEFLFRGAMLFSVERVYGAAAAILIQTVPSALVHIGKPAPESFGAIIGGLIFGYLAIRTRSFIYPLILHACLGIGTDIFTMLQR, encoded by the coding sequence ATGAAAATGGAAAATTATGATATAAAAAAAAGAATTATCAAAGGGCCGGGGATAGGTGCTATCCTTAAAAATGCTGATATTGAATCTGCTTCTTTGATTCTTTTATCAACCTTTCTGCTTTTTATCTGGGTGTATTACGGCAAACAGGATGCGTTTTATAATTTTTTCCCGGGGATGAAATCTGCTGCTGGTTCGGATTTTTATGCTACAATTTATGAATATGTATCTGCATTTATCCTTATGTTTGCAGTTCCGCTTATTCTGGTATGGGTTACTTCACGAAAGGGAGTAAAGGATTTCGGATTGCAGGCAGGAGATGCGCGTTTCGGAATAAAATTTGTGCTGATAGCTATTCCGGTTGTCATTTTTATAGCATATACAGGTTCTCTAAGTCCGGCAATGCAGCATGAGTATCCTCTTGCAAAAAGTGTGATCGGCCATACAAACAAGTTTATGGTAATTGAAATTTTCTACCTTATGTACTATGTGGGCTGGGAATTTCTTTTCAGAGGCGCTATGCTTTTTTCAGTTGAAAGAGTTTACGGCGCTGCTGCTGCAATTCTTATTCAAACAGTACCATCAGCACTGGTACACATTGGCAAACCTGCACCAGAGAGTTTCGGCGCAATTATCGGGGGGCTTATTTTCGGATATCTTGCAATAAGAACAAGATCATTCATCTATCCTCTGATTCTGCACGCCTGCCTCGGTATAGGAACAGATATCTTTACGATGCTGCAGAGATGA
- a CDS encoding NAD-dependent epimerase/dehydratase family protein codes for MKVLVTGANGFVGAALCRLLLQKKYKVRGLVRETSDLNLLNGISIEKVYGSLKDRESLKKAVDSVDIVFHVAAKVSDWGTFEDFRKVNVEGTRNLIEASISSRVKRFVLISSVAVHSFIGAENMNEDSPQLPTRYPYCQTKREAEALVMQYHKKGLIDVTIVRPGDVYGPGDRTSLLKMSKMLKSGTMGLIGRGRKLGAFVYVENLAYGIYLAGGKASAKGRVYVITDGVRMTWREYFDKLTSAIGVPGPRFSLNPVLAWFFAFVFEAGYNILKVKARPPLTLYLVDHLTHDFHFTINRAEKEIGYKPIFSTDEAIRRTAEWFVAETEGK; via the coding sequence ATGAAAGTTTTGGTAACAGGAGCAAATGGTTTTGTGGGAGCCGCATTATGCCGACTCCTTTTACAGAAAAAATATAAAGTAAGAGGCCTTGTAAGGGAAACAAGCGATTTAAACCTTCTCAATGGCATTTCCATTGAGAAAGTTTACGGGTCTCTTAAGGACAGGGAATCCCTTAAAAAAGCAGTTGACTCAGTTGATATTGTATTTCATGTTGCAGCTAAGGTGAGTGATTGGGGTACTTTTGAGGATTTTCGTAAAGTTAATGTTGAGGGTACACGCAATCTTATAGAAGCTTCAATATCATCTCGTGTAAAAAGATTTGTTCTGATAAGCAGTGTTGCTGTGCACAGCTTTATCGGTGCAGAAAACATGAATGAAGATTCCCCACAGCTTCCTACAAGGTATCCTTACTGTCAGACAAAAAGAGAAGCAGAAGCTCTTGTTATGCAGTATCATAAAAAAGGTTTAATTGATGTTACTATTGTAAGGCCGGGAGATGTGTACGGGCCCGGAGACAGAACAAGCCTGCTTAAAATGAGCAAAATGCTAAAGAGCGGGACAATGGGTTTGATTGGCAGGGGCAGAAAACTCGGCGCGTTTGTATATGTGGAAAATCTCGCGTATGGAATTTATCTTGCAGGCGGGAAAGCTAGTGCAAAAGGCCGGGTTTATGTAATTACTGACGGTGTCCGGATGACCTGGAGAGAGTATTTTGATAAGCTTACTTCTGCTATTGGAGTTCCGGGGCCCAGATTTTCCCTTAATCCTGTTCTGGCGTGGTTTTTTGCATTTGTTTTTGAGGCTGGTTACAATATTTTAAAAGTAAAGGCCAGGCCGCCTCTTACACTCTACCTTGTTGATCACTTGACCCATGATTTTCATTTTACAATTAACAGAGCGGAGAAGGAGATAGGTTACAAGCCTATTTTTAGCACTGACGAGGCGATAAGAAGAACTG